One part of the Planctomycetota bacterium genome encodes these proteins:
- a CDS encoding MBL fold metallo-hydrolase: MRITVLGSGTSHGVPMIGCRCPVCTSVDPRNRRLRTSAAVQMGARTLLIDTTPDLRLQAITHGLDRADAVCFTHAHADHIMGFDELRRFGEISGRCVPVYATPATLARLQPTFDYAITDAGFLFGIPLVEWHAWTEPVELWDHRLTPVSLMHGVHPATGVRIDAPEGSSLAWCPDCCGMPKESKALLRGLDVLFLDGLRHEPHPTHFTVSEAVEAIRELAPRQAYLVHMTHDLDHARTEATLPTLKEVPGGVRLAYDGLVFNVQRQRA; this comes from the coding sequence ATGCGCATCACGGTCCTGGGGTCGGGAACGAGCCACGGCGTGCCGATGATCGGATGCCGGTGCCCGGTCTGCACGTCGGTGGACCCCCGCAATCGCCGCCTCCGCACGAGTGCCGCCGTCCAGATGGGTGCGCGGACGCTCCTCATCGACACGACGCCGGACCTCAGGCTCCAGGCGATAACCCACGGCCTGGACCGCGCCGACGCCGTCTGCTTCACGCACGCTCACGCGGACCACATCATGGGCTTCGACGAGTTGCGTCGGTTCGGCGAAATCAGCGGGCGGTGCGTCCCGGTGTACGCGACGCCTGCGACGCTCGCGCGGCTTCAGCCGACGTTCGACTATGCGATCACGGACGCGGGCTTCCTGTTCGGCATCCCGCTGGTGGAGTGGCACGCCTGGACGGAGCCGGTGGAACTCTGGGACCATCGCCTGACGCCGGTGAGCCTCATGCACGGCGTGCACCCGGCGACGGGCGTGCGGATTGACGCGCCGGAAGGGTCGTCGCTCGCGTGGTGCCCGGACTGCTGCGGCATGCCGAAAGAGTCGAAAGCCCTGCTGCGGGGGCTGGACGTCCTTTTCCTAGACGGCCTGCGCCACGAGCCGCATCCTACTCATTTCACCGTGTCCGAAGCGGTCGAGGCGATCCGGGAACTCGCACCCCGGCAAGCCTATCTCGTGCACATGACGCACGACCTGGACCACGCCCGGACGGAAGCCACGCTGCCGACGTTGAAGGAAGTGCCTGGCGGCGTGCGGTTGGCGTACGACGGCCTCGTGTTTAACGTCCAGCGCCAGAGGGCGTAG